One Phycisphaerae bacterium RAS2 DNA window includes the following coding sequences:
- a CDS encoding DinB superfamily protein translates to MPTRYDLNHALELLQRTPRILRTWLDGLSREWTHTDYGEGTFTPFDVIGHLIHGEKADWIVRTRIILEHGPARPFDAYDRYAQFEESRGKTLSQLLDEFERLRSDNIAALRAMSPTAEQLAARGTHPRLGSVTLENLLATWVAHDLNHIAQIAKCMATQYDAAVGPWRQYLTILQTPVTPMDEDGQRRAKAARGE, encoded by the coding sequence ATGCCAACGCGATATGATCTCAACCACGCCCTCGAACTTCTCCAGCGCACCCCGCGCATCCTGCGAACCTGGCTCGATGGTTTGAGCCGCGAATGGACCCACACCGACTACGGCGAGGGGACTTTCACGCCCTTCGATGTCATCGGTCATCTGATTCACGGCGAGAAAGCTGATTGGATCGTCCGTACGCGGATCATTCTGGAGCATGGCCCCGCGCGGCCGTTCGACGCTTACGATCGATACGCTCAATTCGAGGAATCGCGTGGCAAGACGCTTTCGCAACTGCTGGACGAGTTCGAGCGATTGCGGTCGGACAACATCGCTGCATTGCGGGCGATGTCGCCCACGGCCGAGCAGCTGGCGGCGCGCGGCACGCACCCGCGGCTGGGAAGCGTGACATTGGAAAACCTGCTAGCGACATGGGTGGCGCACGATCTGAACCACATCGCCCAGATCGCCAAGTGCATGGCCACGCAGTACGACGCGGCGGTCGGCCCTTGGCGGCAATACCTGACAATCCTCCAGACGCCGGTAACGCCGATGGATGAGGATGGCCAACGGCGGGCGAAGGCAGCGCGGGGTGAATAG